The following proteins are encoded in a genomic region of Saccharopolyspora antimicrobica:
- a CDS encoding type VII secretion system-associated protein, which translates to MSDETSLPDEDRWVFLIDPAWQAQGGDPQQPPVEAVVGGWYVEADGTTGRFHGNPDYVPSSPDSPTDPVDATLRLVNEGEADAESLLSTVREAVFGVAVDEEGNPVVAPAPDDVPSVLVTTAPVHRQRVQVPGWQEVTAAELAEALPEEGVDVLINPGSTASMRLLASALKSTVK; encoded by the coding sequence ATGAGCGATGAGACGAGCCTGCCCGACGAGGACCGGTGGGTGTTCCTGATCGACCCGGCCTGGCAGGCGCAGGGCGGCGATCCGCAGCAGCCGCCGGTCGAAGCGGTGGTCGGTGGCTGGTACGTCGAAGCGGACGGCACGACGGGGCGCTTCCACGGCAACCCGGACTACGTGCCGTCCAGCCCCGATTCGCCGACCGACCCGGTGGACGCCACCCTGCGGCTGGTGAACGAGGGCGAGGCCGATGCCGAGTCCCTGCTGTCCACGGTGCGGGAAGCGGTGTTCGGCGTCGCCGTCGACGAGGAGGGCAACCCGGTGGTCGCCCCGGCCCCGGACGACGTCCCGTCAGTGCTGGTGACCACGGCCCCGGTGCACCGCCAGCGGGTGCAGGTGCCCGGCTGGCAGGAGGTCACCGCCGCGGAGCTGGCGGAAGCGCTGCCGGAGGAGGGCGTCGACGTCCTGATCAACCCCGGCTCGACCGCGTCGATGCGCCTGCTCGCGAGCGCGCTCAAGAGCACCGTGAAGTGA
- a CDS encoding LysR family transcriptional regulator produces the protein MIEVGALRALRSVAALGTLARAADELGFTASAVSQQIKRLERQVGVPVLAPAGRGVVLTPAGQAIVDAAPEVFQALERCAEAAQSVAEGAPRGTLRVVAFSTAIRGLLAPAIPGLSARCPELRVEIVEQDPDEALHSVDAGTADLALAHDADGLPVPLPASLNRCLLHTDIGDVVMPRAHPLAQLDRPLRNADLIGHRWVTSPPGTVCHQWFRRLFADVPEDPDVRHWVDDFSTQLALVAAGEVLALIPRLARPPLREGLVPLPLHRPPQREVHAVWRSSADASPAIRAVLTELGAG, from the coding sequence ATGATCGAGGTAGGCGCGTTGCGCGCGCTGCGGTCGGTGGCCGCGCTGGGGACGCTGGCGCGGGCGGCCGACGAGCTCGGGTTCACGGCTTCGGCGGTGTCGCAGCAGATCAAGAGGCTGGAGCGGCAGGTCGGTGTGCCGGTGCTCGCTCCTGCTGGACGGGGTGTCGTACTCACGCCCGCCGGGCAGGCCATCGTCGACGCCGCACCCGAGGTGTTCCAGGCGTTGGAGCGCTGCGCCGAAGCCGCCCAGTCCGTCGCGGAAGGGGCACCGCGCGGCACGCTACGCGTGGTCGCGTTCTCGACGGCCATTCGCGGGCTGCTGGCCCCAGCCATTCCGGGCCTGTCGGCGCGTTGCCCGGAGCTGCGCGTGGAGATCGTCGAGCAGGATCCCGATGAAGCCCTCCACAGCGTCGACGCCGGGACTGCCGACCTGGCGCTCGCCCACGACGCCGACGGTCTGCCGGTCCCGCTGCCCGCGTCCCTGAACCGGTGCCTCCTGCACACCGACATCGGCGACGTCGTCATGCCCCGCGCGCACCCGCTGGCGCAGCTCGACCGGCCGCTCAGGAACGCCGACCTGATCGGCCACCGCTGGGTGACCAGCCCGCCCGGCACGGTCTGCCACCAGTGGTTCCGCCGCCTGTTCGCGGACGTGCCCGAAGATCCCGACGTCCGCCACTGGGTGGACGACTTCTCCACCCAGCTGGCGCTGGTCGCGGCGGGCGAAGTGCTCGCCCTGATCCCCCGCCTCGCCCGGCCGCCCCTGCGAGAAGGCCTAGTCCCCCTCCCGCTGCACCGGCCGCCGCAGCGCGAGGTCCACGCGGTCTGGCGGAGCAGCGCCGACGCCAGCCCAGCGATCCGAGCGGTTCTCACCGAACTCGGCGCTGGCTAG